Proteins from a single region of Choristoneura fumiferana chromosome 27, NRCan_CFum_1, whole genome shotgun sequence:
- the LOC141443272 gene encoding uncharacterized protein produces the protein MQAYANFIQWKNSKNASSFSENVFMAYFSELAKRYKPSSLWCIYSMLKSTVQNKNAIDIKAYTNLTAFLKRRSDGFYSRKSKVLTPNEVEKFIKEAPDNQYLATKVALIFGITGACRRQELNNITTKDIENHGEMLLVKIPNTKNKIPRSFTIHGPFYEIVKKYESLRSTKGKSDRFFQNFQNGKCTSQPIGVNKFGSMPREIAKFLGLPQADAYTGHSFRRTSATLLANSGADILTLKRHGDGDLIMSPSHILRTPSKIKPT, from the exons ATGCAAGCCTACGCAAATTTCATTCAATggaaaaatagcaaaaatgcaAGCTCTTTCTCAGAAAACGTGTTCATGGCTTACTTTAGTGAACTGGCGAAGAGGTATAAACCTAGTTCGCTTTGGTGTATATATTCTATGTTGAAGAGTACCGTGcagaataaaaatgcaattgacATCAAAGCGTACACCAATCTAACTGCATTCTTGAAAAGACgttcagacggcttttacagtcGAAAATCCAAGGTTTTAACACCTAATGAAGTGGAGAAGTTCATTAAAGAAGCACCGGATAATCAATATCTAGCGACAAAG gtcGCATTAATATTCGGAATTACTGGTGCCTGTAGGCGTCAGGAATTAAACAACATTACGACAAAAGATATAGAGAATCACGGAGAGATGCTACTTGTCAAAATTCcgaacactaaaaataaaattcctcGGTCATTTACTATTCACGGACCATTTTATGAAAtagtgaaaaaatatgaaagtttacgTTCAACAAAAGGAAAATCTGACCGGTTCTTCCAAAATTTTCAAAACGGCAAATGCACGAGTCAGCCTATCGGAGTGAACAAATTTGGATCGATGCCTAGAGAAATTGCCAAGTTTTTAGGCTTACCACAGGCTGACGCTTACACCGGACACAGTTTTAGGCGGACTTCAGCTACATTGCTGGCTAATTCAGGAGCCGATATATTGACTTTAAAACGCCATGGGGATGGCGATCTAATAATGTCGCCGAGTCATATATTGAGGACTCCATCCAAAATAAAGCCGACATAA